One segment of Candidatus Falkowbacteria bacterium DNA contains the following:
- a CDS encoding autotransporter-associated beta strand repeat-containing protein, which translates to MPAKLPRKTYKRKSTKPELIPVKFSRSLFISKKVRFVVGGLVLLALIIYPFTRVKKIEAEVTPFFSGSCDGGWENSDKAVGAPNIIEGGIDKYSDLNSASISNSIAQIRCGGFRGEVPQDVVPKKVILKFSWTNHLENVIDISPSIDQGPASVNEVPAQGSNVESNQNEQPANQAPLEVSPSGESSFLKNFFFTSTHAQENDPSQVLPVTSSDVVDPAAVSAEEPVSSDRPIIPEGSVVEVRYTLDGTKWDTLGYASDINNSVSFEIPTGVLSGFADLEKIQVALQTLPTIDNAPKIYLDAMWLNVEYQPSSQELSQGEIDNLPRVRIDNVFKPTEEDFRADEKPKFEVDNTVLDAKTTEIINEQKAASEPAPGPIPEPAPETLPKADTKTDPGTQPEVTPPAADPLQEPSSNATQLRKLISILGGDWLKKTVLTAFAQDAIDPAPVAPVEAPVEIPATLPVDAPTDTPAPAATDTVTPIPTDTAAPTPTDIVAPIPTDTVAPTSTEAPALAPITKANFKVIKSDVFDPEGEKAELQPVIEEINGAISISLPTPSDNFLPGKYKMDVEILRGRLVFVSSQDFTWGVLAINTNKSTYLPKEDAYLQMGTLSDTGNTICDANLKLKITNVNLQTETELSTSAGTIEYSKTCGVNNITDNPDYFAHYQVGDPGVYDMTLQKIDPNNGSVIYEIKDSFEVKDSLPFEVERIGATRINPFLSKYVMNFKVKANQDFNGVIVETVPVSMKVTETDDTKQKEENGKKYIIWEKSLSAGQTIDLSYEYQGAKISPQVYLLGPLNFSNPVNWLQRLFGADDKLIFKEAGQWQVASDSLTATWTGAVNGNWSNGGNWSGGVVPGAGDNLVFPNGASNLSNTNDLIQNTIFNSITFLGSGYTLAGNDIILGQGVAGITDGVASGGNTISLNIRLDATRNIFITNSAETLTISGMIGGAGGFNKEGTGKLILSGANTFAGATTINAGIVNLRHAEALGAIAAGTAVVGGAELQLQDGINIGYEALTLRGFGVLGGGALRNISGDNSFAGLITLVAGGAEIDSDSGTLSLTGGVTGTFNLNIDGAGNITFDMSPLAIAGATLTKNGAGTLKYNFPNTYTGTTVINSGTLLYGVDNAILSGAITVNNGTLDIATYSDMVGTITLGLIGDLSNPTITGSTGVLSSATFTVYSGTISAIIAGDGGALTKSTPGTVILTRPNLYSGAVSVSAGILDIRDSMALGVIDGITTVSAGATLLINGSGLSIPEYITISGTGMLYTGAIHNATGNNTLTGVVTLAAAAVIDSDSSTTLTIDQKGISAVSFALTVSGAGNVTTTTSAPIWATSASLVKNDAGTLTLGGYNNFTGSTVINDGIVILSGAGTLPSSAVTINSGATLTVDNSATDLLNRISSSAFTMNGGNFNYIGNSLSDASESAGALTLTSGHNIITVTPGAGGPTTMTFASLARTAGATALFRGTNLGSTPAANVSTLMFTTIGANLIGAAGAANSKTISVIKGGFGDTSLSGTGSDMVTYNVGNTNGLRLLNQAGFSGEYASDFSTINTNVKLTAGTAATTQSVNSLILNGFDVTNPGTGQTLTMASASLSGNILINSANNIAGANTTLGITTNELDILASASSTVSAVIGTAVAGSLTLSGTGNVTLSTASLYTGLTSVNNVTLTYGASNVISSGGVTVNNGTLDMGANSDTVGAVIMQRGTITGGAGVLTGSSFELRSGTVSAIIAGSGTTTRIATNTAADSIVLLTRDNTYSGVTAIDNTYSGVTAITSGILKLGAAGGATNTPLGTAVGGTTIATIGALDLNGFSMTSGEPITSLNGLGYGSGATVANGNSNMGALMNSSSTTVSYSGAITLGAAARIAADASVMNISSNISGAFVLTIGGFNDSTFSGTLSTITGVTKDGFGTLTLSGNNSYAGVTTVSVGDLKLGAAGGATNTPLGIAGAGNNTLVSAGAMLDLNGFTLGTAELLTINGTGFGLGDFALGALTNTSASAVTYSGLLTLGSASTIIANNGDINLSAAGTITGAGLGLTIGGSGNGTLTSVLGTTSGTLTKIGTGIWTLSGASTFTGAATIANGTIKLGVAGDTLNTPLGVIAGATTVNSGGVLDLNGFTIGTAEPKRSRN; encoded by the coding sequence ATGCCCGCTAAGTTGCCCCGAAAAACATATAAAAGAAAATCAACTAAACCAGAGCTAATTCCGGTTAAGTTTTCTCGCTCATTGTTTATTTCAAAAAAAGTCCGCTTTGTTGTTGGCGGTCTTGTTTTATTGGCTTTGATTATTTACCCATTTACACGAGTGAAGAAAATCGAAGCCGAGGTTACACCCTTTTTCTCGGGTTCATGTGACGGCGGTTGGGAAAATTCTGATAAAGCAGTTGGTGCACCTAATATTATAGAGGGTGGTATTGATAAGTACAGTGATCTTAACTCAGCCTCAATTTCAAATTCTATTGCACAAATACGTTGCGGAGGGTTTAGAGGAGAAGTCCCTCAAGATGTTGTTCCAAAAAAAGTTATACTTAAGTTTTCTTGGACTAATCATCTTGAAAATGTGATAGACATAAGTCCATCAATCGATCAGGGGCCAGCATCTGTTAACGAAGTACCAGCTCAAGGATCAAATGTTGAATCAAATCAAAATGAACAACCTGCTAATCAAGCACCTCTTGAAGTATCTCCATCAGGAGAATCTTCTTTTTTGAAAAATTTTTTCTTCACATCAACGCACGCTCAGGAGAATGATCCATCACAGGTATTACCAGTCACAAGCTCAGATGTAGTAGATCCGGCTGCCGTAAGCGCTGAAGAGCCAGTCTCGTCAGATCGACCTATTATCCCTGAAGGATCAGTTGTTGAAGTTCGCTATACGCTTGACGGCACTAAGTGGGACACGCTTGGTTATGCTTCTGATATAAATAATTCTGTAAGCTTTGAAATACCGACTGGAGTTCTTTCTGGCTTTGCTGATTTAGAAAAAATTCAAGTTGCTCTTCAAACTTTGCCGACAATTGATAATGCACCTAAAATTTATCTTGATGCTATGTGGTTGAACGTTGAATATCAGCCATCATCTCAAGAACTTAGCCAAGGGGAGATTGATAATTTACCAAGAGTTAGAATTGATAATGTTTTTAAGCCTACAGAAGAAGATTTTCGGGCTGACGAAAAACCAAAATTTGAAGTCGATAATACCGTGTTAGATGCTAAGACTACAGAGATTATTAATGAGCAAAAGGCAGCTTCTGAACCAGCTCCAGGGCCAATCCCTGAACCAGCACCAGAAACACTACCCAAGGCAGATACTAAAACAGATCCAGGAACCCAACCAGAAGTGACCCCACCTGCAGCAGATCCACTACAAGAACCGTCTTCAAATGCAACACAATTAAGAAAGCTTATTTCTATACTTGGCGGAGATTGGTTAAAAAAAACCGTCCTAACTGCTTTTGCTCAAGATGCGATTGACCCTGCGCCAGTAGCTCCTGTTGAGGCTCCAGTTGAAATACCTGCCACATTACCAGTAGATGCTCCGACTGACACTCCAGCGCCGGCCGCTACTGATACTGTAACTCCAATACCAACTGACACGGCCGCACCAACGCCCACTGATATTGTAGCTCCAATACCAACTGACACTGTTGCGCCTACATCAACTGAAGCTCCAGCTTTAGCACCTATAACAAAAGCAAACTTTAAGGTTATTAAGTCTGATGTTTTTGATCCCGAGGGAGAAAAGGCAGAACTTCAGCCAGTAATCGAAGAAATAAATGGAGCTATAAGTATTAGTCTGCCTACACCATCTGACAATTTTTTACCAGGCAAATATAAAATGGATGTAGAAATTTTGAGAGGTAGGTTAGTCTTTGTTTCTAGCCAGGATTTTACCTGGGGAGTTTTAGCGATTAACACCAACAAGTCAACTTACTTACCTAAAGAAGATGCTTATCTTCAAATGGGAACTCTTAGTGATACCGGAAATACGATCTGTGATGCCAATCTTAAATTAAAAATAACCAATGTAAATTTACAAACTGAGACAGAACTTTCTACTAGCGCCGGCACAATTGAATATAGTAAAACCTGTGGCGTAAATAACATAACTGATAATCCAGATTATTTTGCTCATTACCAAGTTGGTGATCCAGGAGTTTATGACATGACTCTACAAAAAATTGATCCAAATAATGGTTCAGTAATTTATGAGATCAAAGATTCTTTTGAAGTCAAAGATTCTTTACCCTTTGAAGTTGAAAGAATTGGCGCGACTAGAATCAATCCATTCTTATCAAAATACGTGATGAATTTTAAAGTGAAAGCGAATCAAGATTTTAATGGTGTCATTGTTGAAACTGTTCCAGTCTCCATGAAAGTTACCGAGACTGATGATACTAAACAAAAAGAAGAGAATGGAAAAAAATATATTATCTGGGAAAAGAGTTTGAGCGCCGGACAAACAATTGATTTAAGTTATGAATATCAGGGTGCAAAAATTTCGCCTCAAGTGTATTTATTAGGTCCTCTAAATTTTTCCAATCCAGTTAATTGGTTGCAAAGATTATTTGGAGCTGATGATAAATTGATTTTTAAAGAAGCTGGTCAATGGCAAGTCGCTTCTGACTCCTTAACCGCCACGTGGACAGGAGCGGTTAATGGTAATTGGTCTAATGGTGGAAACTGGTCCGGCGGAGTCGTACCTGGCGCTGGTGACAACTTAGTCTTCCCTAATGGTGCGTCTAATCTTTCGAATACTAATGATTTGATTCAAAATACAATATTTAACTCGATTACCTTTTTAGGCAGTGGTTATACTTTAGCTGGTAACGATATTATTTTAGGGCAGGGAGTTGCCGGAATTACTGACGGCGTAGCATCAGGCGGAAATACAATTAGTCTTAATATTCGACTTGATGCCACTAGAAATATTTTTATAACCAATAGCGCTGAGACTTTAACGATTAGCGGCATGATTGGTGGAGCTGGTGGATTTAACAAAGAGGGAACAGGTAAACTTATTCTTTCTGGCGCCAACACTTTTGCCGGAGCAACGACGATCAACGCTGGAATTGTAAATTTAAGACATGCTGAGGCTCTTGGAGCAATTGCCGCCGGAACTGCCGTGGTTGGTGGAGCTGAATTGCAGTTACAAGATGGAATAAATATCGGCTATGAAGCGCTGACATTGAGAGGATTTGGAGTTTTAGGTGGTGGTGCTCTCCGAAATATTAGCGGTGACAATTCTTTTGCTGGATTGATTACTTTAGTGGCTGGTGGAGCTGAAATTGATTCTGACTCAGGCACGCTTAGTCTTACTGGTGGTGTGACTGGTACCTTTAACCTTAATATTGATGGGGCGGGCAATATTACTTTTGATATGTCACCGCTCGCTATTGCCGGTGCTACCTTGACTAAGAATGGCGCTGGAACATTAAAATATAATTTTCCAAATACATATACTGGAACAACGGTTATCAATAGTGGGACTCTTTTATATGGCGTAGACAATGCAATTCTATCGGGAGCTATTACGGTTAATAATGGAACACTAGATATAGCAACATACTCTGATATGGTTGGAACAATTACGCTTGGATTGATTGGAGATTTATCAAACCCAACTATCACTGGTTCAACTGGAGTTTTAAGTAGTGCTACATTTACTGTTTATAGCGGAACAATTAGTGCCATCATTGCCGGCGACGGTGGAGCTTTAACTAAATCAACACCAGGAACGGTTATTTTAACTCGACCTAATCTTTATAGCGGCGCTGTTTCCGTGAGTGCTGGTATTCTTGATATTAGAGACAGCATGGCTTTGGGCGTTATCGATGGTATAACTACTGTTTCGGCAGGTGCAACACTTCTTATAAATGGTAGTGGTCTTTCGATTCCAGAATATATTACCATCTCAGGAACTGGTATGTTATATACCGGAGCCATTCACAATGCGACAGGTAATAATACTTTAACAGGTGTTGTTACGCTTGCGGCCGCTGCTGTTATAGATTCTGATTCCAGTACCACTCTTACAATTGATCAGAAAGGAATTTCGGCTGTTTCTTTTGCGTTGACCGTGAGCGGCGCCGGAAATGTTACGACAACAACTTCGGCTCCTATTTGGGCAACGTCAGCTTCGCTTGTTAAGAATGACGCCGGAACTTTAACACTCGGTGGTTATAATAACTTTACCGGTTCTACGGTTATCAACGATGGTATTGTTATATTAAGTGGAGCCGGCACTCTTCCGTCATCGGCTGTGACGATTAACTCAGGTGCAACCTTGACGGTTGATAATAGTGCAACTGATTTATTGAATCGTATATCATCATCTGCTTTTACCATGAACGGTGGAAATTTTAATTATATTGGTAATAGTTTGTCTGATGCCTCAGAGTCAGCTGGAGCTTTAACGCTCACAAGCGGTCATAATATTATTACTGTAACTCCAGGAGCTGGTGGACCGACAACTATGACCTTTGCCAGTTTGGCACGTACCGCAGGAGCAACAGCTCTTTTTAGAGGCACAAATCTTGGATCCACTCCGGCAGCCAATGTTTCTACATTGATGTTCACTACTATTGGAGCGAACTTAATCGGTGCTGCTGGTGCGGCTAACTCTAAAACTATCAGCGTTATTAAAGGTGGGTTTGGTGATACTTCTTTAAGTGGAACCGGATCAGATATGGTGACATATAACGTCGGAAATACGAATGGTCTAAGACTTCTTAATCAAGCTGGATTTAGTGGTGAATATGCTTCCGATTTTTCTACTATTAATACCAATGTAAAATTAACTGCCGGTACGGCAGCAACAACTCAATCAGTTAACTCCTTAATTTTAAATGGTTTTGATGTAACTAATCCTGGGACTGGTCAAACCTTAACAATGGCTTCTGCGAGTTTAAGCGGAAACATTTTAATTAACAGCGCTAACAATATTGCTGGAGCTAATACGACTCTCGGTATTACAACTAATGAATTAGATATTTTAGCGAGCGCTTCTTCTACGGTCTCAGCAGTAATAGGAACAGCTGTTGCTGGATCCTTGACCTTAAGCGGAACAGGAAATGTAACTTTAAGTACAGCGTCTTTATATACTGGTTTAACTTCTGTAAATAATGTGACTTTAACCTATGGCGCGAGCAACGTTATTTCTTCTGGAGGCGTAACAGTTAATAATGGAACGCTTGATATGGGTGCAAATAGTGATACTGTCGGTGCAGTTATAATGCAGCGAGGAACTATAACTGGTGGAGCAGGAGTATTAACCGGATCTTCATTTGAGCTTAGAAGTGGGACAGTCAGCGCTATTATTGCTGGTTCAGGAACTACTACTCGTATAGCGACTAATACGGCTGCTGATAGTATTGTCTTATTAACAAGAGATAATACTTACAGTGGTGTAACAGCGATTGATAATACTTACAGTGGTGTAACAGCGATTACTAGCGGAATTCTTAAACTTGGTGCAGCTGGTGGCGCAACTAATACACCACTCGGTACCGCTGTTGGTGGAACAACTATTGCAACAATTGGAGCGCTCGATTTAAATGGTTTTTCAATGACTAGCGGAGAACCAATTACTTCTTTGAATGGTTTAGGTTATGGTTCAGGTGCAACTGTTGCGAATGGAAATAGTAACATGGGCGCCTTGATGAATAGTTCATCAACTACTGTGTCTTATAGCGGTGCGATTACTCTTGGTGCAGCTGCGAGAATTGCCGCTGATGCTAGCGTGATGAATATTAGTAGCAATATTTCCGGTGCCTTCGTACTGACAATTGGAGGATTTAATGATTCAACTTTTTCCGGAACTCTATCCACTATTACTGGTGTGACTAAAGATGGCTTTGGAACCTTAACTCTTTCAGGAAATAATTCTTATGCAGGTGTTACTACGGTGAGCGTTGGAGATCTTAAATTAGGTGCCGCTGGTGGAGCCACTAATACTCCACTCGGCATTGCTGGTGCTGGTAACAATACCCTTGTGTCAGCTGGTGCTATGCTTGATTTAAATGGATTTACTCTTGGTACAGCTGAACTATTAACAATTAACGGAACAGGATTTGGACTCGGTGATTTTGCACTTGGTGCTTTAACAAATACTTCAGCTAGCGCTGTAACTTATAGTGGACTTTTAACTTTAGGATCTGCTAGCACAATTATTGCCAACAACGGCGATATAAATTTAAGTGCAGCGGGTACGATTACCGGTGCCGGATTAGGTTTAACAATTGGTGGATCTGGCAACGGAACCCTGACAAGTGTTCTCGGAACAACCAGCGGGACATTAACTAAAATTGGTACTGGTATTTGGACGCTTTCTGGTGCTAGTACATTTACGGGTGCCGCTACGATTGCTAATGGAACAATTAAGCTAGGAGTAGCCGGTGATACTTTAAATACTCCGCTTGGAGTAATTGCCGGTGCGACAACTGTTAACAGCGGGGGAGTACTTGATCTAAATGGTTTTACTATCGGAACAGCTGAACCGAAACGGTCGAGGAATTAA